A genomic window from Vitis riparia cultivar Riparia Gloire de Montpellier isolate 1030 chromosome 18, EGFV_Vit.rip_1.0, whole genome shotgun sequence includes:
- the LOC117906571 gene encoding probable acetyl-CoA acetyltransferase, cytosolic 2 isoform X22: MYYGSFYLTRMHTTNSCFHSIGLKFKTIDGAATLVLGSGKKAVELRLQVIAKIAGYGDATQAPELFTTTPALAIPKAISNAGLKASQIDYYEINEAFAVVALANQKLLGLDPENVNVHGGSVSLGHPIGCSGSHILVTLLGLADSSSIVGCGLVFKSPEDLEAFQV; the protein is encoded by the exons ATGTATTACGGAAGCTTTTATCTGACAAGGATGCATACAACCAATTCTTGCTTTCACTCGATTGggttaaaattcaaaacaat TGATGGTGCGGCTACACTAGTGCTAGGGAGCGGTAAGAAGGCAGTTGAGCTTAGACTCCAAGTGATTGCTAAGATTGCAGGATATGGTGATGCTACTCAG GCACCTGAGTTGTTTACAACTACCCCAGCCCTTGCAATACCAAAAGCTATTTCTAATGCTGGCCTGAAGGCTTCTCAAATTGATTACTATGAAATAAATGAGGCTTTCGCC GTTGTAGCTCTTGCCAATCAAAAGTTGCTTGGTCTTGATCCT GAAAATGTCAATGTTCATGGTGGATCTGTATCTTTGGGACATCCAATAGGTTGCAGTGGTTCTCATATCTTGGTCACATTGTTAGGG TTGGCTGATTCTTCAAGCATTGTGGGATGCGGCttg GTTTTCAAGTCACCAGAGGATTTGGAGGCTTTTCAG GTATGA
- the LOC117906571 gene encoding probable acetyl-CoA acetyltransferase, cytosolic 2 isoform X21: MYYGSFYLTRMHTTNSCFHSIGLKFKTIDGAATLVLGSGKKAVELRLQVIAKIAGYGDATQAPELFTTTPALAIPKAISNAGLKASQIDYYEINEAFAVVALANQKLLGLDPENVNVHGGSVSLGHPIGCSGSHILVTLLGLADSSSIVGCGLVFKSPEDLEAFQP, from the exons ATGTATTACGGAAGCTTTTATCTGACAAGGATGCATACAACCAATTCTTGCTTTCACTCGATTGggttaaaattcaaaacaat TGATGGTGCGGCTACACTAGTGCTAGGGAGCGGTAAGAAGGCAGTTGAGCTTAGACTCCAAGTGATTGCTAAGATTGCAGGATATGGTGATGCTACTCAG GCACCTGAGTTGTTTACAACTACCCCAGCCCTTGCAATACCAAAAGCTATTTCTAATGCTGGCCTGAAGGCTTCTCAAATTGATTACTATGAAATAAATGAGGCTTTCGCC GTTGTAGCTCTTGCCAATCAAAAGTTGCTTGGTCTTGATCCT GAAAATGTCAATGTTCATGGTGGATCTGTATCTTTGGGACATCCAATAGGTTGCAGTGGTTCTCATATCTTGGTCACATTGTTAGGG TTGGCTGATTCTTCAAGCATTGTGGGATGCGGCttg GTTTTCAAGTCACCAGAGGATTTGGAGGCTTTTCAG CCCTAA
- the LOC117906571 gene encoding acetyl-CoA acetyltransferase-like isoform X16, producing MYYGSFYLTRMHTTNSCFHSIGLKFKTIDGAATLVLGSGKKAVELRLQVIAKIAGYGDATQAPELFTTTPALAIPKAISNAGLKASQIDYYEINEAFAVVALANQKLLGLDPLADSSSIVGCGLGFELLGFQVTRGFGGFSGVENFSFLRSCASGYLLCAVYLEEAASISCNLLLQEEHVTGWNMREI from the exons ATGTATTACGGAAGCTTTTATCTGACAAGGATGCATACAACCAATTCTTGCTTTCACTCGATTGggttaaaattcaaaacaat TGATGGTGCGGCTACACTAGTGCTAGGGAGCGGTAAGAAGGCAGTTGAGCTTAGACTCCAAGTGATTGCTAAGATTGCAGGATATGGTGATGCTACTCAG GCACCTGAGTTGTTTACAACTACCCCAGCCCTTGCAATACCAAAAGCTATTTCTAATGCTGGCCTGAAGGCTTCTCAAATTGATTACTATGAAATAAATGAGGCTTTCGCC GTTGTAGCTCTTGCCAATCAAAAGTTGCTTGGTCTTGATCCT CTGGCTGATTCTTCAAGCATTGTGGGATGCGGCttg GGTTTTGAATTGCTAGGGTTTCAAGTCACCAGAGGATTTGGAGGCTTTTCAG GTGTTGAaaacttttcatttttgagAAGTTGTGCTTCTGGGTATTTATTGTGTGCGGTTTATCTTGAAGAAGCTGCATCTATTAGTTGCAATTTGCTCTTACAGGAGGAGCATGTTACAG GGTGGAATATGAGggaaatttga
- the LOC117906571 gene encoding acetyl-CoA acetyltransferase-like isoform X17 — MYYGSFYLTRMHTTNSCFHSIGLKFKTIDGAATLVLGSGKKAVELRLQVIAKIAGYGDATQAPELFTTTPALAIPKAISNAGLKASQIDYYEINEAFAVVALANQKLLGLDPLADSSSIVGCGLGFELLGFQVTRGFGGFSGVENFSFLRSCASGYLLCAVYLEEAASISCNLLLQEEHVTGGI; from the exons ATGTATTACGGAAGCTTTTATCTGACAAGGATGCATACAACCAATTCTTGCTTTCACTCGATTGggttaaaattcaaaacaat TGATGGTGCGGCTACACTAGTGCTAGGGAGCGGTAAGAAGGCAGTTGAGCTTAGACTCCAAGTGATTGCTAAGATTGCAGGATATGGTGATGCTACTCAG GCACCTGAGTTGTTTACAACTACCCCAGCCCTTGCAATACCAAAAGCTATTTCTAATGCTGGCCTGAAGGCTTCTCAAATTGATTACTATGAAATAAATGAGGCTTTCGCC GTTGTAGCTCTTGCCAATCAAAAGTTGCTTGGTCTTGATCCT CTGGCTGATTCTTCAAGCATTGTGGGATGCGGCttg GGTTTTGAATTGCTAGGGTTTCAAGTCACCAGAGGATTTGGAGGCTTTTCAG GTGTTGAaaacttttcatttttgagAAGTTGTGCTTCTGGGTATTTATTGTGTGCGGTTTATCTTGAAGAAGCTGCATCTATTAGTTGCAATTTGCTCTTACAGGAGGAGCATGTTACAG GTGGAATATGA
- the LOC117906571 gene encoding acetyl-CoA acetyltransferase-like isoform X15, with protein sequence MYYGSFYLTRMHTTNSCFHSIGLKFKTIDGAATLVLGSGKKAVELRLQVIAKIAGYGDATQAPELFTTTPALAIPKAISNAGLKASQIDYYEINEAFAVVALANQKLLGLDPLADSSSIVGCGLGFELLGFQVTRGFGGFSGVENFSFLRSCASGYLLCAVYLEEAASISCNLLLQEEHVTVHPNLFLHSYLLLS encoded by the exons ATGTATTACGGAAGCTTTTATCTGACAAGGATGCATACAACCAATTCTTGCTTTCACTCGATTGggttaaaattcaaaacaat TGATGGTGCGGCTACACTAGTGCTAGGGAGCGGTAAGAAGGCAGTTGAGCTTAGACTCCAAGTGATTGCTAAGATTGCAGGATATGGTGATGCTACTCAG GCACCTGAGTTGTTTACAACTACCCCAGCCCTTGCAATACCAAAAGCTATTTCTAATGCTGGCCTGAAGGCTTCTCAAATTGATTACTATGAAATAAATGAGGCTTTCGCC GTTGTAGCTCTTGCCAATCAAAAGTTGCTTGGTCTTGATCCT CTGGCTGATTCTTCAAGCATTGTGGGATGCGGCttg GGTTTTGAATTGCTAGGGTTTCAAGTCACCAGAGGATTTGGAGGCTTTTCAG GTGTTGAaaacttttcatttttgagAAGTTGTGCTTCTGGGTATTTATTGTGTGCGGTTTATCTTGAAGAAGCTGCATCTATTAGTTGCAATTTGCTCTTACAGGAGGAGCATGTTACAG TTCATCCAAATCTCTTTCTCCATTCATATCTACTCTTGAGTTAA
- the LOC117906571 gene encoding acetyl-CoA acetyltransferase-like isoform X18: MYYGSFYLTRMHTTNSCFHSIGLKFKTIDGAATLVLGSGKKAVELRLQVIAKIAGYGDATQAPELFTTTPALAIPKAISNAGLKASQIDYYEINEAFAVVALANQKLLGLDPLADSSSIVGCGLGFELLGFQVTRGFGGFSGVENFSFLRSCASGYLLCAVYLEEAASISCNLLLQEEHVTG; encoded by the exons ATGTATTACGGAAGCTTTTATCTGACAAGGATGCATACAACCAATTCTTGCTTTCACTCGATTGggttaaaattcaaaacaat TGATGGTGCGGCTACACTAGTGCTAGGGAGCGGTAAGAAGGCAGTTGAGCTTAGACTCCAAGTGATTGCTAAGATTGCAGGATATGGTGATGCTACTCAG GCACCTGAGTTGTTTACAACTACCCCAGCCCTTGCAATACCAAAAGCTATTTCTAATGCTGGCCTGAAGGCTTCTCAAATTGATTACTATGAAATAAATGAGGCTTTCGCC GTTGTAGCTCTTGCCAATCAAAAGTTGCTTGGTCTTGATCCT CTGGCTGATTCTTCAAGCATTGTGGGATGCGGCttg GGTTTTGAATTGCTAGGGTTTCAAGTCACCAGAGGATTTGGAGGCTTTTCAG GTGTTGAaaacttttcatttttgagAAGTTGTGCTTCTGGGTATTTATTGTGTGCGGTTTATCTTGAAGAAGCTGCATCTATTAGTTGCAATTTGCTCTTACAGGAGGAGCATGTTACAG GATGA
- the LOC117906571 gene encoding acetyl-CoA acetyltransferase-like isoform X19: MYYGSFYLTRMHTTNSCFHSIGLKFKTIDGAATLVLGSGKKAVELRLQVIAKIAGYGDATQAPELFTTTPALAIPKAISNAGLKASQIDYYEINEAFAVVALANQKLLGLDPLADSSSIVGCGLGFELLGFQVTRGFGGFSALNVGMKIPPESAPKGFTGVLDRKDSRWWRIDRPEAF, translated from the exons ATGTATTACGGAAGCTTTTATCTGACAAGGATGCATACAACCAATTCTTGCTTTCACTCGATTGggttaaaattcaaaacaat TGATGGTGCGGCTACACTAGTGCTAGGGAGCGGTAAGAAGGCAGTTGAGCTTAGACTCCAAGTGATTGCTAAGATTGCAGGATATGGTGATGCTACTCAG GCACCTGAGTTGTTTACAACTACCCCAGCCCTTGCAATACCAAAAGCTATTTCTAATGCTGGCCTGAAGGCTTCTCAAATTGATTACTATGAAATAAATGAGGCTTTCGCC GTTGTAGCTCTTGCCAATCAAAAGTTGCTTGGTCTTGATCCT CTGGCTGATTCTTCAAGCATTGTGGGATGCGGCttg GGTTTTGAATTGCTAGGGTTTCAAGTCACCAGAGGATTTGGAGGCTTTTCAG CCCTAAATGTAGGTATGAAAATTCCACCTGAGAGTGCCCCAAAAGGCTTTACTGGTGTTTTAGACAGGAAAG ATTCTAGATGGTGGAGAATAGATAGGCCTGAAGCATTTTAG
- the LOC117906571 gene encoding probable acetyl-CoA acetyltransferase, cytosolic 2 isoform X23: MYYGSFYLTRMHTTNSCFHSIGLKFKTIDGAATLVLGSGKKAVELRLQVIAKIAGYGDATQAPELFTTTPALAIPKAISNAGLKASQIDYYEINEAFAVVALANQKLLGLDPLADSSSIVGCGLGFELLGFQVTRGFGGFSGMKIPPESAPKGFTGVLDRKGNP; encoded by the exons ATGTATTACGGAAGCTTTTATCTGACAAGGATGCATACAACCAATTCTTGCTTTCACTCGATTGggttaaaattcaaaacaat TGATGGTGCGGCTACACTAGTGCTAGGGAGCGGTAAGAAGGCAGTTGAGCTTAGACTCCAAGTGATTGCTAAGATTGCAGGATATGGTGATGCTACTCAG GCACCTGAGTTGTTTACAACTACCCCAGCCCTTGCAATACCAAAAGCTATTTCTAATGCTGGCCTGAAGGCTTCTCAAATTGATTACTATGAAATAAATGAGGCTTTCGCC GTTGTAGCTCTTGCCAATCAAAAGTTGCTTGGTCTTGATCCT CTGGCTGATTCTTCAAGCATTGTGGGATGCGGCttg GGTTTTGAATTGCTAGGGTTTCAAGTCACCAGAGGATTTGGAGGCTTTTCAG GTATGAAAATTCCACCTGAGAGTGCCCCAAAAGGCTTTACTGGTGTTTTAGACAGGAAAG GTAACCCCTGA
- the LOC117906571 gene encoding probable acetyl-CoA acetyltransferase, cytosolic 2 isoform X20 — protein MYYGSFYLTRMHTTNSCFHSIGLKFKTIDGAATLVLGSGKKAVELRLQVIAKIAGYGDATQAPELFTTTPALAIPKAISNAGLKASQIDYYEINEAFAVVALANQKLLGLDPLADSSSIVGCGLGFELLGFQVTRGFGGFSALNVGMKIPPESAPKGFTGVLDRKGNP, from the exons ATGTATTACGGAAGCTTTTATCTGACAAGGATGCATACAACCAATTCTTGCTTTCACTCGATTGggttaaaattcaaaacaat TGATGGTGCGGCTACACTAGTGCTAGGGAGCGGTAAGAAGGCAGTTGAGCTTAGACTCCAAGTGATTGCTAAGATTGCAGGATATGGTGATGCTACTCAG GCACCTGAGTTGTTTACAACTACCCCAGCCCTTGCAATACCAAAAGCTATTTCTAATGCTGGCCTGAAGGCTTCTCAAATTGATTACTATGAAATAAATGAGGCTTTCGCC GTTGTAGCTCTTGCCAATCAAAAGTTGCTTGGTCTTGATCCT CTGGCTGATTCTTCAAGCATTGTGGGATGCGGCttg GGTTTTGAATTGCTAGGGTTTCAAGTCACCAGAGGATTTGGAGGCTTTTCAG CCCTAAATGTAGGTATGAAAATTCCACCTGAGAGTGCCCCAAAAGGCTTTACTGGTGTTTTAGACAGGAAAG GTAACCCCTGA
- the LOC117906571 gene encoding disease resistance protein RPV1-like isoform X7, with protein sequence MASSSSLKASSSTSNCDGYNYHVFLSFRGEDTRQTFTGHLYANLVARGIHTFRDDEELEKGGDIASDLSRAIKESKIFIIIFSKHFADSKWCLNELVKIIDCMTEKKVVLPVFYHVEPRDVRNQKGSFEDAFSKHAEGADQEKKKTIETWKNALKTAANLSGYHLQNQSEAEFIKRICEDIVTKLNRTPLYMGDNIVGMDFHLKQLKSLIKVEIDEVLMVGIYGIGGIGKTTISKAIYNDISSQFDGSSFLGNVGGKCENDLLKLQKTLLQDILKCERPKFNDINQGITVIKERLRSKRVLIVLDDVDKYMQLENLAGKYGWYGAKSIIIITTKEKYLLEQYEVNVFYEVQKLNHEKSTELFNWWAFKQNTPKTGFESLSNSVVEYADGLPIALKVLGVSLFKKSTEEWESELQKLQEMPNKDVQSVLKVSYDKLDGREKGVFLDIACFFRGKDKNFVSRILGSVAEAVIRNLEDRCLITISENILDMHDLLQQMGRAVVRQEPGKMSRLWDPKDVESVLTRNTGTKAIEGLFVKVSTLNQIQFPANFFAKMRSLRLLKVYDMIVGDLDDFVVDLPKDFEIPSFELRYLHFEGYPLQFLPRNFHAKNLVELDLIGSSIKQLWKENEILDKLKVIDLSYSKDLVEIPNFSSVPNLEILILQGCTRLQSLPRNFHKLEHLRSLSCADCSELKSFPEIKGNMSKLRELNLSGTAIIEVPSSIGRLKALQHLDLSYCKSLRSLSESICNLSSLETLILVGCSNLKGFPEIKDMENLKRLDLSFTGIEELPSSIGHLKALKHLNLKCCTELVSLLDSICNLSSLKTLILEGCSNLKGFPEIKDMANLKRLDLGRTCIEELPSSIGRLKALQHLDLSYCKSLRSLSESICNLSSLETLILAGCSNLKGFPEIKDDMENLKRLDLGETGIEELPSSIGRLKALQHLDLKCCTELVSLPDSICNLSSLETLILAGCSNLKGFPEIKYDMENLKRLDLDRTGIEELPSSIGCLKALQHLDLSYCKSLRSLSESICNLSSLETLILAGCSNLKGFPEIKYDMENLKRLDLDRTGIEELPSSIGCLKALQHLDLSYCKSLRSLSESICNLSSLETLILAGCSNLKGFPEIKDDMENLKRLDLTETGIEELPFSIGRLKALQHLDLSFCKSLRSLLESICNLSSLETLILVGCSNLKGFPEIKYDMENLKRPDLGRTGIEELPSSIGRLKALQHLDLSYCKSLRSLSESICNLSSLETLILASCSNLKGFPEIKDMENLKRLDLRKTGIEELPSSIGHLKALKHLDLSWCQNLVNLPESICNLSSLKTLILAGCSNLKGFPEIKDDMENLKRLDLGETGIEELPSSIGRLKALQHLDLKCCTELVSLPDSICNLSSLKALDVQECPKLERVEVNLVGSLYLTCWILNQSVIWSSGGDQRVAEVEGEVLNHHVSSLSSLVESCTRDYRDISGDSFHLSALQVLSVGNFSPIQRRILSDIFRQSSLASVSLRNCNLMEEGIPSGFWNLSSLVNLSLSNCSLTEGEILNRICHISSLQNLSLDGNHFSSIPANIIQLSKLRSLCLNHCLKLLQIPELPPSLRVLDVQDCPCLETLSSPSSLLGLSLFKCFESAIEDYDGRFYCQEKVEILMPGNNGIPEWISHKKKGSEIVVELPENWWEDNNFLGFALCSVLEYEEIFEFYFEYYFELTFHHFYPDGNLSESKFRDRGVFSRRRCCNGGESNGVLVAFYPKVAIKNKGWSNEWRHMKASFHGKREKVEECGLHLIYKKQRFQCHQPLASVIE encoded by the exons ATGGCTTCTAGCAGCTCCTTGAAAGCGTCGTCTTCCACTTCTAATTGTGATGGTTATAATTATCATGtgttcttgagttttagaggtGAAGACACCCGCCAGACTTTCACTGGTCATCTTTATGCTAATTTGGTTGCACGTGGAATTCACACCTTCAGAGATGATGAAGAACTTGAGAAAGGAGGAGATATCGCATCAGATCTCTCGAGAGCTATCAAAGAATcaaagatttttattattattttctcaaaacactTTGCTGACTCCAAGTGGTGTTTGAATGAACTGGTAAAGATCATCGATTGTATGACAGAAAAGAAAGTGGTTTTGCCGGTTTTCTACCATGTGGAGCCAAGAGATGTACGAAATCAAAAAGGAAGTTTTGAAGATGCATTTTCGAAGCATGCAGAAGGTGCAGAtcaagagaagaagaagacaatAGAAACGTGGAAGAATGCCTTGAAGACAGCAGCCAACCTATCTGGATATCATCTGCAAAATCA ATCTGAGGCAGAGTTTATTAAAAGGATTTGTGAAGATATCGTTACAAAATTGAATCGTACGCCTTTATATATGGGCGACAACATAGTTGGAATGGACTTTCATTTGAAGCAGTTAAAATCACTTATAAAAGTTGAAATCGATGAGGTTCTCATGGTTGGTATCTATGGGATTGGTGGAATTGGCAAAACTACCATCTCTAAGGCTATTTATAATGATATCTCGTCTCAATTTGATGGTAGTAGCTTTCTTGGAAATGTTGGGGGGAAATGTGAAAATGATCTACTTAAATTACAAAAGACACTTCTTCAAGATATCTTAAAGTGTGAAAGGCCAAAATTCAATGATATTAACCAAGGAATCACTGTGATAAAGGAAAGGCTTCGATCGAAAAGAGTCCTTATTGTTCTCGATGATGTGGACAAGTACATGCAATTAGAAAACTTGGCCGGAAAATATGGTTGGTATGGTGCAAAAAGTATAATCATCATAACAACTAAAGAGAAATATTTGTTAGAACAATATGAAGTAAATGTATTTTATGAAGTACAAAAATTGAATCATGAAAAATCTACTGAGCTTTTCAATTGGTGGGCCTTCAAGCAAAATACTCCCAAAACTGGATTTGAAAGCCTTTCAAATAGTGTAGTGGAGTATGCTGATGGCCTTCCAATAGCACTTAAAGTTTTGGGTGTTTCTCTCTTTAAGAAGTCAACAGAGGAATGGGAAAGTGAATTGCAGAAACTACAAGAAATGCCTAACAAAGACGTCCAAAGTGTGCTTAAAGTAAGTTATGATAAATTGGATGGTAGAGAAAAAGGGGTATTCTTGGATATTGCATGTTTTTTTAgaggaaaagacaaaaattttgtttcaagaaTATTAGGAAGTGTTGCAGAGGCTGTAATAAGAAATCTGGAAGATAGATGTCTCATTACTATTTCAGAAAACATTTTAGATATGCATGATTTATTACAACAAATGGGTCGGGCAGTTGTTCGTCAAGAGCCTGGAAAAATGAGTAGACTTTGGGATCCTAAAGATGTTGAGAGCGTGTTAACAAGAAATACG ggGACTAAAGCAATTGAAGGACTATTTGTAAAAGTTTCTACATTAAACCAAATACAATTTCCTGCAAATTTTTTCGCGAAGATGAGAAGTCTTAGATTGCTCAAAGTCTATGATATGATTGTGGGTGATTTGGATGATTTTGTGGTGGACCTTCCCAAGGATTTTGAAATTCCTTCCTTTGAGTTAAGATATCTCCATTTTGAGGGATACCCTTTACAATTCTTACCAAGGAATTTTCATGCAAAGAATCTTGTAGAACTTGATTTAATCGGTAGTAGCATAAAACAACTTTGGAAAGAGAATGag attCTTGACAAGTTGAAAGTCATCGACCTTAGTTATTCAAAGGATCTCGTTGAAATCCCAAACTTTTCGAGTGTACCAAATTTGGAGATTCTAATTCTACAAG GGTGCACAAGACTTCAGAGTCTTCCAAGGAATTTTCATAAATTGGAACATCTTCGAAGTCTCTCTTGTGCGGACTGTTCAGAGCTAAAGAGTTTTCCGGAAATCAAGGGAAATATGAGCAAACTAAGAGAGCTTAATTTAAGTGGAACGGCTATTATAGAAGTACCATCCTCAATTGGACGTCTAAAGGCTCTTCAACACCTAGATTTGTCTTATTGCAAAAGCCTAAGAAGTCTTTCGGAGAGCATTTGCAATTTGAGCTCTCTTGAAACTCTCATCTTGGTAGGGTGTTCAAATTTAAAGGGCTTTCCAGAAATCAAAGATATGGAAAATCTAAAAAGGCTTGATTTGAGTTTTACAGGTATAGAAGAGCTTCCATCCTCAATTGGACATCTAAAG GCTCTTAAACActtgaatttgaaatgttgTACAGAGCTTGTGAGTCTTCTGGATAGCATTTGCAATTTGAGCTCTCTTAAAACTCTCATCTTGGAGGGGTGTTCAAATTTAAAGGGCTTTCCAGAAATCAAAGATATGGCAAATCTAAAAAGGCTTGATTTGGGTAGAACATGTATAGAAGAGCTTCCATCCTCAATTGGACGTCTAAAGGCTCTTCAACACCTAGATTTGTCTTATTGCAAAAGCCTAAGAAGTCTTTCGGAGAGCATTTGCAATTTGAGCTCTCTTGAAACTCTCATCTTGGCGGGGTGTTCAAATTTAAAGGGCTTTCCAGAAATCAAAGATGATATGGAAAATCTAAAAAGGCTTGATTTGGGGGAAACAGGTATAGAAGAGCTTCCATCCTCAATTGGACGTCTAAAGGCTCTTCAACACCTAGATTTGAAATGTTGTACAGAGCTTGTGAGTCTTCCGGATAGCATTTGCAATTTGAGCTCTCTTGAAACTCTCATCTTGGCAGGGTGTTCAAATTTAAAGGGCTTTccagaaatcaaatatgatatgGAAAATCTAAAAAGGCTTGATTTGGATAGAACAGGTATAGAAGAGCTTCCATCCTCAATTGGATGTCTAAAGGCTCTTCAACACCTAGATTTGTCTTATTGCAAAAGCCTAAGAAGTCTTTCGGAGAGCATTTGCAATTTGAGCTCTCTTGAAACTCTCATCTTGGCAGGGTGTTCAAATTTAAAGGGCTTTccagaaatcaaatatgatatgGAAAATCTAAAAAGGCTTGATTTGGATAGAACAGGTATAGAAGAGCTTCCATCCTCAATTGGATGTCTAAAGGCTCTTCAACACCTAGATTTGTCTTATTGCAAAAGCCTAAGAAGTCTTTCGGAGAGCATTTGCAATTTGAGCTCTCTTGAAACTCTCATCTTGGCGGGGTGTTCAAATTTAAAGGGCTTTCCAGAAATCAAAGATGATATGGAAAATCTAAAAAGGCTTGATTTGACGGAAACAGGTATAGAAGAGCTTCCCTTCTCAATTGGACGTCTAAAGGCTCTTCAACACCTAGATTTGTCTTTTTGCAAAAGCCTAAGAAGTCTTTTGGAGAGCATTTGCAATTTGAGCTCTCTTGAAACTCTCATCTTGGTGGGGTGTTCAAATTTAAAGGGCTTTccagaaatcaaatatgatatgGAAAATCTAAAAAGGCCTGATTTGGGTAGAACAGGTATAGAAGAGCTTCCATCCTCAATTGGTCGTCTAAAGGCTCTTCAACACCTAGATTTGTCTTATTGCAAAAGCCTAAGAAGTCTTTCGGAGAGCATTTGCAATTTGAGCTCTCTTGAAACTCTCATCTTGGCGAGTTGTTCAAATTTAAAGGGCTTTCCAGAAATCAAAGATATGGAAAATCTAAAAAGGCTTGATTTGAGGAAAACAGGTATAGAAGAGCTTCCATCCTCAATTGGACATCTAAAGGCTCTTAAACACCTTGATTTGTCATGGTGCCAAAACCTTGTGAATCTTCCGGAGAGCATTTGCAATTTGAGCTCTCTTAAAACTCTCATCTTGGCGGGTTGTTCAAATTTAAAGGGCTTTCCAGAAATCAAAGATGATATGGAAAATCTAAAAAGGCTTGATTTGGGGGAAACAGGTATAGAAGAGCTTCCATCCTCAATTGGAC GTCTAAAGGCTCTTCAACACCTAGATTTGAAATGTTGTACAGAGCTTGTGAGTCTTCCGGATAGCATTTGCAATTTGAGCTCTCTTAAAGCACTTGATGTCCAGGAATGTCCAAAACTGGAGAGAGTGGAGGTGAACCTAGTGGGATCTTTGTATCTAACTTGTTGGATTCTAAACCAAAGTGTAATCTGGTCGAGCGGTGGTGATCAACGGGTCGCCGAAGTGGAAGGAGAGGTCCTTAACCATCATGTTTCCTCCCTGTCATCACTGGTAGAATCATGTACAAGAGACTACAGAGACATCTCCGGTGATAGTTTCCACCTATCTGCACTGCAAGTATTATCCGTAGGTAACTTCAGTCCAATTCAAAGAAGAATCCTCAGTGATATTTTCCGCCAATCTTCATTGGCAAGTGTATCTCTTCGTAACTGCAATCTAATGGAAGAAGGAATCCCTAGTGGTTTTTGGAACCTATCTTCACTGGTAAATTTATCTCTAAGTAACTGCAGTCTAACGGAAGGAGAGATCCTCAATCGTATTTGCCATATTTCATCATTGCAAAACTTATCTCTGGATGGGAACCATTTTAGTAGCATACCTGCCAACATCATTCAGCTTTCTAAACTGAGAAGCCTCTGCTTGAATCACTGCCTGAAGCTTCTACAAATTCCAGAGCTTCCACCAAGTTTACGAGTTCTTGATGTCCAGGACTGCCCATGCCTGGAAACTTTATCAAGTCCCTCAAGTTTACTTGGTTTATCCTTGTTCAAGTGCTTCGAATCAGCAATTGAG GACTATGACGGCAGGTTCTATTGCCAGGAGAAAGTCGAAATTTTAATGCCTGGAAATAATGGAATTCCGGAGTGGATAAGCCATAAGAAAAAAGGATCTGAAATAGTAGTAGAGCTTCCCGAGAATTGGTGGGAGGATAACAACTTTTTGGGATTTGCCTTATGCTCTGTTTTAGAATATgaagaaatttttgaattttattttgaatattattttgaattgacCTTCCATCATTTTTATCCGGATGGTAACTTATCTGAATCCAAGTTCCGGGATCGAGGCGTGTTTAGCCGTAGACGTTGCTGTAATGGTGGTGAATCAAATGGAGTCTTGGTGGCATTTTATCCTAAGGTTGCTATTAAGAATAAGGGTTGGTCAAATGAATGGAGACATATGAAGGCTTCATTTCATGGTAAACGAGAGAAAGTGGAAGAGTGTGGGCTTcatcttatatataaaaaacagAGATTCCAATGCCACCAACCATTGGCCTCGGTTATTGAGTGA